A region of Rhizorhabdus wittichii RW1 DNA encodes the following proteins:
- a CDS encoding HpcH/HpaI aldolase (PFAM: HpcH/HpaI aldolase), whose product MTIRSLLFVPGDRPERFPKAAASGADALILDLEDSVAPENKPVARAAIAEWLGGTRPVRSFVRINPLDSEHVRADLAAVIGARPDGLVLPKAQGAASVWQLVEIAGRDCPPILPIASETPAAVFGLGSYGEAAERLAGLTWGAEDLPAAIGAATSRNPDGSYTQPYEMVRALTLFGAHAAGVAAIETVYPDIADTAGLEAYVARGRRDGFTGMMAIHPAQVAIINAGFSPSEAEVAHARAVIAAFAANPGAGALKLDGKMIDRPHLKQAQALLERAGVVAG is encoded by the coding sequence ATGACGATCCGATCCCTGCTCTTCGTGCCGGGCGACAGGCCCGAGCGTTTCCCCAAGGCGGCGGCGAGCGGCGCCGACGCGCTGATCCTCGACCTCGAGGATTCGGTGGCGCCGGAGAACAAGCCGGTGGCGCGCGCGGCGATCGCCGAATGGCTGGGCGGCACGCGGCCGGTGCGCAGCTTCGTGCGGATCAATCCGCTCGATTCCGAGCATGTCCGCGCCGATCTCGCGGCGGTGATCGGCGCCCGGCCCGACGGGCTGGTCCTGCCCAAGGCGCAGGGCGCGGCATCGGTCTGGCAGCTGGTCGAGATCGCCGGTCGCGACTGCCCGCCGATCCTGCCGATCGCCAGCGAGACCCCCGCCGCGGTGTTCGGGCTCGGCAGCTATGGAGAGGCCGCCGAGCGTCTTGCCGGGCTCACCTGGGGCGCCGAGGACCTGCCCGCCGCGATCGGCGCGGCGACCTCGCGCAATCCTGACGGCAGCTATACCCAGCCCTATGAGATGGTCCGCGCGCTCACCCTGTTCGGCGCGCACGCCGCCGGGGTCGCGGCGATCGAGACGGTCTATCCCGACATCGCCGACACCGCCGGGCTGGAGGCCTATGTGGCGCGCGGCCGGCGCGACGGCTTCACCGGCATGATGGCGATCCATCCGGCGCAGGTGGCGATCATCAACGCCGGCTTCAGCCCCAGCGAGGCGGAGGTCGCCCATGCCCGCGCGGTGATCGCGGCCTTCGCGGCCAACCCCGGCGCGGGCGCGCTCAAGCTCGACGGCAAGATGATCGATCGCCCCCACCTGAAGCAGGCGCAGGCGCTGCTGGAGCGGGCGGGCGTGGTGGCGGGCTGA
- a CDS encoding transcriptional regulator, TetR family (PFAM: regulatory protein, TetR) codes for MITTAKSRPPARKATQARGRARRVELLEAARAMLGTQNLHQIGMIAVAETAGIPASSAYHFFPEISDLWKELARTIATAQAELDQRIPQSDEWESVVERSLECHQRAFNADRAARQLMLGPHTPPEIKHAGCKENFRFGTALWQAMRRQFLLPGLADSRELFFKALLIADLFFSLSVAEQDRVSDEALAEAKLATIAYLRAYLPTRLARIEEGGEIPPVPATEAWGALAPAEQA; via the coding sequence ATGATCACAACCGCGAAAAGCAGGCCGCCGGCGCGCAAGGCGACCCAGGCCCGAGGCCGCGCCCGGCGGGTGGAATTGCTGGAAGCGGCCCGGGCGATGCTCGGCACGCAGAACCTGCACCAGATCGGCATGATCGCGGTCGCCGAGACCGCCGGCATCCCCGCCTCGTCGGCCTATCATTTCTTCCCCGAGATCAGCGACCTGTGGAAGGAATTGGCCCGCACCATCGCCACCGCGCAGGCCGAGCTCGACCAGCGCATCCCGCAGAGCGACGAGTGGGAGTCGGTCGTCGAACGCTCGCTCGAATGCCATCAGCGCGCGTTCAACGCCGACCGCGCGGCGCGGCAGCTGATGCTCGGCCCGCACACGCCGCCCGAGATCAAGCATGCGGGCTGCAAGGAGAATTTCCGTTTCGGCACCGCGCTGTGGCAGGCGATGCGGCGGCAGTTCCTGCTGCCCGGCCTCGCCGACTCGCGCGAGCTGTTCTTCAAGGCGCTGCTGATCGCCGACCTGTTCTTCTCGCTGTCGGTGGCCGAGCAGGACCGGGTGAGCGACGAGGCGCTGGCCGAGGCGAAGCTGGCGACGATCGCCTATCTGCGCGCCTATCTGCCGACCCGCCTCGCCCGGATCGAGGAAGGCGGCGAGATTCCGCCGGTGCCCGCGACCGAGGCCTGGGGCGCCCTGGCGCCGGCCGAACAGGCCTGA
- a CDS encoding aldehyde dehydrogenase (PFAM: aldehyde dehydrogenase), whose protein sequence is MYVPEPGRPRYARRGESKHNFKSKIYGLVFEFSHGPHAVRRVFGVGGARPDDPGAMGAAFEKTVDMTQAYPLIIDGKTVPTDKHLDVINPADGRVFALCPAGTSADLDRAVEAARRAFPGWAATPDADRKAAVNRLADIIEANIGELAELITREQGKPMAGLGSQWEVGGAAAWTRFTAALDLPVEIIQDDDKGRVALYRKPIGVVASITPWNFPVMIAIWHIMPALRAGNTVVLKPSPYTPIATLRMVELLQEALPPGVLNAVAGSDEIGRAISAHPGIDKIVFTGSTRTGKHVMASAADSLKRLTLELGGNDAAIVLPDVALDDATIEKIFWGAFINNGQTCAAIKRLYVHDSIYDELCDKLLAYASAVKTGDGMAADSQLGTVQNKMQFERVKMLVDAAKANGARVLCGGAPIEGDGLFYPVTLLADVKEGMAIVDEEQFGPALPIIRYSDVEDAVARANDNPNGLGGSVWSSDADKAVAIASRLECGSAWINSHAMVRPDAPFGGVKQSGIGIEFGTLGLAEFTTVQVIHQ, encoded by the coding sequence ATGTACGTTCCTGAGCCCGGCAGACCGCGTTACGCCCGTCGAGGCGAGTCGAAGCATAATTTTAAGTCGAAGATTTACGGGTTAGTTTTCGAATTCTCCCATGGGCCGCACGCTGTCCGGCGTGTTTTCGGTGTGGGAGGCGCGCGTCCGGACGATCCGGGCGCGATGGGTGCAGCTTTTGAAAAGACGGTGGACATGACGCAGGCCTATCCTCTCATCATTGACGGCAAAACGGTCCCCACGGACAAGCATCTCGACGTGATCAACCCGGCCGACGGCCGCGTCTTCGCGCTCTGTCCGGCCGGCACCTCCGCCGATCTCGACCGCGCGGTCGAGGCGGCCCGGCGCGCCTTCCCCGGCTGGGCGGCGACCCCGGACGCCGATCGCAAGGCCGCGGTCAACCGGCTCGCCGACATCATCGAGGCGAATATCGGCGAGCTGGCCGAGCTGATCACCCGCGAGCAGGGCAAGCCGATGGCCGGCCTCGGCTCGCAATGGGAGGTCGGCGGCGCCGCCGCCTGGACCCGCTTCACCGCGGCGCTCGACCTGCCGGTCGAGATCATCCAGGACGACGACAAGGGCCGGGTCGCGCTCTACCGCAAGCCGATCGGCGTGGTCGCGTCGATCACCCCGTGGAACTTCCCGGTGATGATCGCGATCTGGCACATCATGCCCGCGCTGCGCGCCGGCAACACGGTGGTGCTCAAGCCGTCGCCCTATACGCCGATCGCGACGCTCAGGATGGTCGAGCTGCTGCAGGAGGCGTTGCCGCCGGGCGTGCTCAACGCGGTCGCCGGGTCCGACGAGATCGGCCGGGCGATCTCCGCCCACCCCGGCATCGACAAGATCGTCTTCACCGGATCGACCCGCACCGGCAAGCATGTGATGGCGAGCGCGGCGGACTCGCTCAAGCGGCTGACGCTGGAGCTGGGCGGCAACGACGCGGCGATCGTCCTGCCCGACGTCGCGCTCGACGATGCGACGATCGAGAAGATCTTCTGGGGCGCGTTCATCAACAACGGCCAGACCTGCGCCGCGATCAAGCGCCTCTACGTCCATGACTCGATCTATGACGAACTGTGCGACAAGCTGCTCGCCTATGCCTCGGCGGTGAAGACCGGCGACGGCATGGCCGCCGACAGCCAGCTCGGCACCGTCCAGAACAAGATGCAGTTCGAGCGCGTGAAGATGCTGGTCGACGCCGCCAAGGCGAACGGCGCGCGCGTCCTGTGCGGCGGCGCGCCGATCGAGGGCGACGGCCTGTTCTACCCGGTTACGCTGCTCGCCGACGTCAAGGAAGGCATGGCGATCGTCGACGAGGAGCAGTTCGGCCCGGCGCTGCCGATCATCCGCTACAGCGACGTCGAGGACGCGGTCGCCCGCGCCAACGACAATCCGAACGGCCTGGGCGGTTCGGTCTGGTCGAGCGATGCCGACAAGGCGGTCGCGATCGCCAGCCGGCTCGAATGCGGCAGCGCCTGGATCAACAGCCACGCGATGGTCCGCCCCGACGCGCCGTTCGGCGGCGTCAAGCAGTCGGGCATCGGCATCGAATTCGGCACGCTCGGCCTGGCCGAGTTCACCACCGTCCAGGTCATCCACCAGTGA